A stretch of Saccharomyces cerevisiae S288C chromosome IV, complete sequence DNA encodes these proteins:
- the GRX3 gene encoding monothiol glutaredoxin GRX3 (Glutathione-dependent oxidoreductase; hydroperoxide and superoxide-radical responsive monothiol glutaredoxin subfamily member with Grx4p and Grx5p; redundantly protects cells from oxidative damage along with GRX4 and GRX5; with Grx4p, promotes the dissociation of Aft1p from iron regulon gene promoters and subsequent nuclear export in iron-replete conditions, regulating iron homeostasis; involved with Grx4p in the deglutathionylation of Sir2p, restoring deacetylase activity after disulfide stress) has product MPVIEINDQEQFTYLTTTAAGDKLIVLYFHTSWAEPCKALKQVFEAISNEPSNSNVSFLSIDADENSEISELFEISAVPYFIIIHKGTILKELSGADPKEYVSLLEDCKNSVNSGSSQTHTMENANVNEGSHNDEDDDDEEEEEETEEQINARLTKLVNAAPVMLFMKGSPSEPKCGFSRQLVGILREHQVRFGFFDILRDESVRQNLKKFSEWPTFPQLYINGEFQGGLDIIKESLEEDPDFLQHALQS; this is encoded by the coding sequence ATGCCTGTTATTGAAATTAACGATCAAGAGCAATTTACTTACCTAACTACCACTGCGGCCGGCGACAAGTTAATCGTGCTTTATTTCCATACCAGTTGGGCAGAACCATGCAAAGCATTAAAGCAGGTTTTTGAGGCCATTAGTAATGAGCCTTCCAATTCCAACGTCTCTTTCTTATCCATTGATGCGGACGAAAACTCGGAAATTTCagaactttttgaaatctcAGCTGTTCCATATTTTATCATAATTCACAAAGGGACAATCTTAAAAGAATTATCCGGCGCGGATCCAAAGGAGTATGTGTCTTTATTAGAAGACTGCAAGAACTCAGTCAATTCCGGATCATCACAAACTCATACTATGGAAAATGCAAACGTAAATGAGGGGAGTCataatgatgaagacgatgacgacgaagaagaggaagaagaaactgaGGAGCAAATAAACGCTAGATTGACTAAATTGGTCAATGCCGCGCCGGTAATGTTATTTATGAAGGGGAGCCCCTCTGAACCTAAATGCGGGTTTTCGAGACAACTTGTGGGTATCTTGAGAGAACATCAAGTAAGATTTGgcttctttgatatattaAGAGACGAATCTGTTAGacaaaacttgaaaaagttttctgAATGGCCAACTTTCCCTCAACTTTATATAAATGGGGAGTTTCAAGGCGGTTTAGACATTATCAAGGAATCCTTGGAGGAAGACCCT
- a CDS encoding gag-pol fusion protein (Retrotransposon TYA Gag and TYB Pol genes; transcribed/translated as one unit; polyprotein is processed to make a nucleocapsid-like protein (Gag), reverse transcriptase (RT), protease (PR), and integrase (IN); similar to retroviral genes), whose translation MESQQLSNYPHISHGSACASVTSKEVHTNQDPLDVSASKIQEYDKASTKANSQQTTTPASSAVPENPHHASPQPASVPPPQNGPYPQQCMMTQNQANPSGWSFYGHPSMIPYTPYQMSPMYFPPGPQSQFPQYPSSVGTPLSTPSPESGNTFTDSSSADSDMTSTKKYVRPPPMLTSPNDFPNWVKTYIKFLQNSNLGGIIPTVNGKPVRQITDDELTFLYNTFQIFAPSQFLPTWVKDILSVDYTDIMKILSKSIEKMQSDTQEANDIVTLANLQYNGSTPADAFETKVTNIIDRLNNNGIHINNKVACQLIMRGLSGEYKFLRYTRHRHLNMTVAELFLDIHAIYEEQQGSRNSKPNYRRNPSDEKNDSRSYTNTTKPKVIARNPQKTNNSKSKTARAHNVSTSNNSPSTDNDSISKSTTEPIQLNNKHDLHLGQELTESTVNHTNHSDDELPGHLLLDSGASRTLIRSAHHIHSASSNPGINVVDAQKRNIPINAIGDLQFHFQDNTKTSIKVLHTPNIAYDLLSLNELAAVDITACFTKNVLERSDGTVLAPIVKYGDFYWVSKKYLLPSNISVPTINNVHTSESTRKYPYPFIHRMLAHANAQTIRYSLKNNTITYFNESDVDWSSAIDYQCPDCLIGKSTKHRHIKGSRLKYQNSYEPFQYLHTDIFGPVHNLPNSAPSYFISFTDETTKFRWVYPLHDRREDSILDVFTTILAFIKNQFQASVLVIQMDRGSEYTNRTLHKFLEKNGITPCYTTTADSRAHGVAERLNRTLLDDCRTQLQCSGLPNHLWFSAIEFSTIVRNSLASPKSKKSARQHAGLAGLDISTLLPFGQPVIVNDHNPNSKIHPRGIPGYALHPSRNSYGYIIYLPSLKKTVDTTNYVILQGKESRLDQFNYDALTFDEDLNRLTASYHSFIASNEIQESNDLNIESDHDFQSDIELHPEQPRNVLSKAVSPTDSTPPSTHTEDSKRVSKTNIRAPREVDPNISESNILPSKKRSSTPQISNIESTGSGGMHKLNVPLLAPMSQSNTHESSHASKSKDFRHSDSYSENETNHTNVPISSTGGTNNKTVPQISDQETEKRIIHRSPSIDASPPENNSSHNIVPIKTPTTVSEQNTEESIIADLPLPDLPPESPTEFPDPFKELPPINSHQTNSSLGGIGDSNAYTTINSKKRSLEDNETEIKVSRDTWNTKNMRSLEPPRSKKRIHLIAAVKAVKSIKPIRTTLRYDEAITYNKDIKEKEKYIEAYHKEVNQLLKMNTWDTDKYYDRKEIDPKRVINSMFIFNRKRDGTHKARFVARGDIQHPDTYDSGMQSNTVHHYALMTSLSLALDNNYYITQLDISSAYLYADIKEELYIRPPPHLGMNDKLIRLKKSLYGLKQSGANWYETIKSYLIKQCGMEEVRGWSCVFKNSQVTICLFVDDMILFSKDLNANKKIITTLKKQYDTKIINLGEGDNEIQYDILGLEIKYQRSKYMKLGMEKSLTEKLPKLNVPLNPKGKKLRAPGQPGHYIDQDELEIDEDEYKEKVHEMQKLIGLASYVGYKFRFDLLYYINTLAQHILFPSRQVLDMTYELIQFMWDTRDKQLIWHKNKPTKPDNKLVAISDASYGNQPYYKSQIGNIFLLNGKVIGGKSTKASLTCTSTTEAEIHAVSEAIPLLNNLSHLVQELNKKPIIKGSLTDSRSTISIIKSTNEEKFRNRFFGTKAMRLRDEVSGNNLYVYYIETKKNIADVMTKPLPIKTFKLLTNKWIH comes from the exons atggaatcccaacaattatctaattacCCACATATATCTCATGGTAGCGCCTGtgcttcggttacttctaaggaagtccacacaaatcaagatccgttagacgtttcagcttccaaaattcaagaatatgataaggcttccactaaggctaactctcaacagacaacaacacctgcttcatcagctgttccagagaacccCCATCATGCCTCTCCTCAACCTgcttcagtaccacctCCACAGAATGGGCCGTACCCACAGCAGTGCATGATGACCCAAAACCAAGCCAATCCATCTGGTTGGTCATTTTACGGACACCCATCTATGATTCCGTATAcaccttatcaaatgtcgcctatgtactttccacctgggccacaatcacagtttccgcagtatccatcatcagttggaacGCCTCTGAGCACTCCATCACCTGAGTCAggtaatacatttactgattcatcctcagcggactctgatatgacatccactaaaaaatatgtcagaccaccaccaatgttaacctcacctaatgactttccaaattgggttaaaacatacatcaaatttttacaaaactcgaatctcggtggtattattccgACAGTAAACGGAAAACCCGTACGTCAGatcactgatgatgaactcaccttcttgtataacacttttcaaatatttgctcccTCTCAATTCCTACCTACCTGGGTCAAAGACATCCTATCCGTTGATTATAcggatatcatgaaaattctttccaaaagtattgaaaaaatgcaatctgATACCCAAGAGGCAAACGACATTGTGACCctggcaaatttgcaatataatggcagtacacctgcagatgcatttgaaacaaaagtcacaaacattatcgacagactgaacaataatggcattcatatcaataacaaggtcgcatgccaattaattatgagaggtctatctggcgaatataaatttttacgctaCACACGTCATCGAcatctaaatatgacagtcgctgaactgttcttagatatccatgctatttatgaagaacaacagggatcgagaaacagcaaacctaattacaggagaaatccgagtgatgagaagaatgattctcgcagctatacgaatacaaccaaacccaaagttatagctcggaatcctcaaaaaacaaataattcgaaatcgaaaacagcCAGGGCTCACAATGTATCCACATCTAATAACTCTCCCAGCACGGACAACGATTCcatcagtaaatcaactactgaaccgattcaattgaacaataagcaCGACCTTCATCTT GGCCAGGAACTTACTGAATCTACGGTAAATCACACTaatcattctgatgatgaactcccTGGACACCTCCTTCTCGATTCAGGAGCATCACGAACCCTTATAAGATCTGCTCACCACATAcactcagcatcatctaatCCTGGCATAAACGTAgttgatgctcaaaaaagaaatataccaattaacgctattggtgacctacaatttcacttccaggacaacaccaaaacatcaataaaggtattgcacactcctaacatagcctatgacttactcagtttgaatgaattggctgcagtagatatcacagcatgctttaccaaaaacgtcTTAGAACGATCTGACGGCACTGTACTTGCACCTATCGTAAAatatggagacttttactgggtatctaaaaagtacttgcttccatcaaatatctccgtacccaccatcaataatgtccatacaagtgaaagtacacgcaaatatccttatcctttcattcatcgaatgcttgcgcatgccaatgcacagacaattcgatactcacttaaaaataacaccatcacgtattttaacgaatcagatgtcgactggtctagtgctattgactatcaatgtcctgattgtttaatcggcaaaagcaccaaacacagacatatcaaaggttcacgactaaaataccaaaattcatacgaaccctttcaatacctacatactgacatatttggtccagttcacaacctaccaaatagtgcaccatcctatttcatctcatttactgatgagacaacaaaattccgtTGGGTTTATCCATTACACGACCGTCGCGAGGACTCTATCCtcgatgtttttactacgatactagcttttattaaaaaccagtttcaggccagtgtcttggttatacaaatggaccgtggttctgagtatactaacagaactctccataaattccttgaaaaaaatggtataactccatgctatacaaccacaGCGGATTCCCGAGCACATGGAGTCGCTGAACGGCTAAACCGTACCTTATTAGATGACTGCCGTACTCAACTGCAATGTAGTGGTTTACCGAACCATTTATGGTTCTCTgcaatcgaattttctactattgtgagaaattcactagcttcacctaaaagcaaaaaatctgcaagacaacatgctggcttggcaggacttgatatcagtactttgttacctttcggtcaacctgttatcgtcaatgatcacaaccctaactccaaaatacatcctcgtggcaTCCCAGGCTACGCTCTACATCCGTCtcgaaactcttatggatatatcatctatcttccatccttaaagaagacagtagatacaactaactatgttattcttcagggcaaggaatccagattagatcaattcaattacgacgcactcactttcgatgaagacttAAACCGTTTAACTGCTTCATATCATTCGTTCATTGCGTCAAATGAGATCCAAGAATCCAATGATCTTAACATAGAATCTGACCATGACTTCCAATCCGACATTGAACTACATCCTGAGCAACCGAGAAAtgtcctttcaaaagctgtgagTCCAACCGATTCCACACCTCCGTCAACTCATACTGAAGATTCGAAACGTGTTTctaaaaccaatattcgcgcacccagagaagttgaccccaacatatctgaatctaatattcttccatcaaagaagagatctagcaccccccaaatttccaatatcgAGAGTACCGGTTCGGGTGGTATGcataaattaaatgttcctttacttGCTCCCATGTCCCAATCTAACACACATGAGTCGTCGCACGccagtaaatctaaagatttcagacacTCAGACTCGTACAGTGAAAATGAGACTAATCATACAAACGTACCAATATCCAGTACGGGTggtaccaacaacaaaactgtTCCGCAGATAAGTGACCAAGAGACtgagaaaaggattataCACCGTTCACCTTCAATCGATGCTTCTCCACcggaaaataattcatcgcACAATATTGTTCCTATCAAAACGCCAACTACTGTTTCTGAACAGAATACCGAGGAATCTATCATCGCTGATCTCCCACTCCCTGATCTACCTCCAGAATCTCCTACCGAATTCCCTGACCCATTTAAAGAACTCCCACCGATAAATTCTCATCaaactaattccagtttgggtggtattggtgactctaatgcctatactactatcaacagtaagaaaagatcattagaagataatgaaactgaaattaaggtatcacgagacacatggaatactaagaatatgcgtagtttagaacctccgagatcgaagaaacgaattcacctgattgcagctgtaaaagcagtaaaatcaatcaaaccaatacgGACAACCTTAAGATACGATGAGGCAATCacctataataaagatattaaagaaaaggaaaaatatatcgaagcataccacaaagaagtcaaccaactattgaaaatgaatactTGGGACACTgacaaatattatgacagaaaagaaatagaccctaaaagagtaataaattcaatgtttatcttcaacaggAAACGTGACGGTACTCAtaaagctagatttgttgcaagaggtgaTATTCAGCATCCTGACACTTACGACTCAGGCatgcaatccaataccgtacatcactatgcattaatgacatccctgtcacttgcattagacaataactactatattacacaattagacatatcttcggcatatttgtatgcagacatcaaagaagaattatacataagacctccaccacatttaggaatgaatgataagttgatacgtttgaagaaatcactttatggattgaaacaaagtggagCGAACTGGTacgaaactatcaaatcatacctgataaaacagtgtggtatggaagaagttcgtggatggtcatgcgtatttaagaatagtcaagtaacaatttgcttattcgttgatgatatgatattgttcagcaaagacttaaatgcaaataagaaaatcataacaacactcaagaaacaatacgatacaaagataataaatctgggtgaaggtgataacgaaattcagtACGACATACTTGGATTAGagatcaaatatcaaagaagcaagtacatgaaattaggtatggaaaaatccttgacagaaaaattacccaaactaaacgtacctttgaacccaaaaggaaagaaacttagagctccaggtcaaccaggtcattatatagaccaggatgaactagaaatagatgaagatgaatacaaagagaaagtgcatgaaatgcaaaagttgattggtctagcttcatatgttggatataaatttagatttgacttactatactacatcaacacacttgctcaacatatactattcccctctaggcaagttttagacatgacatatgagttaatacaattcatgtgggacactagagataaacaattaatatggcacaaaaacaaacctaccaagccagataataaactagtCGCAATAAGCGATGCTTCATATGGTAACCAACCATATTACAAGTCACAAATTGGTAACATTTTCCTACTCAACGGAAAAGtgattggaggaaagtcgACAAAGGCTTCGTTAACATGCACTTCAACTacagaagcagaaatacacgcAGTCAGTGAAGCTATTCCGCTATTGAATAACCTCAGTCACCTTGTGcaagaacttaacaagaaaccaattattaaaGGCTCACTTACTGATAGTAGATCAACgatcagtataattaagtctacaaatgaagagaaatttagaaacagattttttggcacaaaggcaatgagacttagagatgaagtatcaggtaataatttatacgtatactacatcgagaccaagaagaacattgctgatgtgatgacaaaacctcttccgataaaaacatttaaactattaacaaacaaatggattcattag
- a CDS encoding gag protein (Retrotransposon TYA Gag gene co-transcribed with TYB Pol; translated as TYA or TYA-TYB polyprotein; Gag is a nucleocapsid protein that is the structural constituent of virus-like particles (VLPs); similar to retroviral Gag) produces the protein MESQQLSNYPHISHGSACASVTSKEVHTNQDPLDVSASKIQEYDKASTKANSQQTTTPASSAVPENPHHASPQPASVPPPQNGPYPQQCMMTQNQANPSGWSFYGHPSMIPYTPYQMSPMYFPPGPQSQFPQYPSSVGTPLSTPSPESGNTFTDSSSADSDMTSTKKYVRPPPMLTSPNDFPNWVKTYIKFLQNSNLGGIIPTVNGKPVRQITDDELTFLYNTFQIFAPSQFLPTWVKDILSVDYTDIMKILSKSIEKMQSDTQEANDIVTLANLQYNGSTPADAFETKVTNIIDRLNNNGIHINNKVACQLIMRGLSGEYKFLRYTRHRHLNMTVAELFLDIHAIYEEQQGSRNSKPNYRRNPSDEKNDSRSYTNTTKPKVIARNPQKTNNSKSKTARAHNVSTSNNSPSTDNDSISKSTTEPIQLNNKHDLHLRPGTY, from the coding sequence atggaatcccaacaattatctaattacCCACATATATCTCATGGTAGCGCCTGtgcttcggttacttctaaggaagtccacacaaatcaagatccgttagacgtttcagcttccaaaattcaagaatatgataaggcttccactaaggctaactctcaacagacaacaacacctgcttcatcagctgttccagagaacccCCATCATGCCTCTCCTCAACCTgcttcagtaccacctCCACAGAATGGGCCGTACCCACAGCAGTGCATGATGACCCAAAACCAAGCCAATCCATCTGGTTGGTCATTTTACGGACACCCATCTATGATTCCGTATAcaccttatcaaatgtcgcctatgtactttccacctgggccacaatcacagtttccgcagtatccatcatcagttggaacGCCTCTGAGCACTCCATCACCTGAGTCAggtaatacatttactgattcatcctcagcggactctgatatgacatccactaaaaaatatgtcagaccaccaccaatgttaacctcacctaatgactttccaaattgggttaaaacatacatcaaatttttacaaaactcgaatctcggtggtattattccgACAGTAAACGGAAAACCCGTACGTCAGatcactgatgatgaactcaccttcttgtataacacttttcaaatatttgctcccTCTCAATTCCTACCTACCTGGGTCAAAGACATCCTATCCGTTGATTATAcggatatcatgaaaattctttccaaaagtattgaaaaaatgcaatctgATACCCAAGAGGCAAACGACATTGTGACCctggcaaatttgcaatataatggcagtacacctgcagatgcatttgaaacaaaagtcacaaacattatcgacagactgaacaataatggcattcatatcaataacaaggtcgcatgccaattaattatgagaggtctatctggcgaatataaatttttacgctaCACACGTCATCGAcatctaaatatgacagtcgctgaactgttcttagatatccatgctatttatgaagaacaacagggatcgagaaacagcaaacctaattacaggagaaatccgagtgatgagaagaatgattctcgcagctatacgaatacaaccaaacccaaagttatagctcggaatcctcaaaaaacaaataattcgaaatcgaaaacagcCAGGGCTCACAATGTATCCACATCTAATAACTCTCCCAGCACGGACAACGATTCcatcagtaaatcaactactgaaccgattcaattgaacaataagcaCGACCTTCATCTTAGGCCAGGAACTTACTGA
- the BMH2 gene encoding 14-3-3 family protein BMH2 (14-3-3 protein, minor isoform; involved in post-transcriptional control of the proteome; binds to both proteins and to DNA, including replication origins; regulates multiple processes including exocytosis, vesicle transport, Ras/MAPK and rapamycin-sensitive signaling and meiotic commitment; protein abundance and relative distribution to the nucleus increase upon DNA replication stress; abundance relative to Bmh1p increases during sporulation; similar to several human 14-3-3 proteins), with product MSQTREDSVYLAKLAEQAERYEEMVENMKAVASSGQELSVEERNLLSVAYKNVIGARRASWRIVSSIEQKEESKEKSEHQVELIRSYRSKIETELTKISDDILSVLDSHLIPSATTGESKVFYYKMKGDYHRYLAEFSSGDAREKATNSSLEAYKTASEIATTELPPTHPIRLGLALNFSVFYYEIQNSPDKACHLAKQAFDDAIAELDTLSEESYKDSTLIMQLLRDNLTLWTSDISESGQEDQQQQQQQQQQQQQQQQQAPAEQTQGEPTK from the coding sequence atgtccCAAACTCGTGAAGATTCTGTTTACCTAGCTAAATTAGCTGAACAAGCCGAACGTTATGAAGAAATGGTCGAAAACATGAAGGCCGTTGCTTCATCAGGTCAAGAGTTATCTGTCGAAGAACGGAATCTATTGTCGGTTGCTTACAAGAACGTCATCGGTGCTCGCCGTGCTTCATGGAGAATAGTTTCTTCGATcgaacaaaaagaagaatcaAAGGAGAAATCTGAACATCAAGTTGAATTAATCCGTTCTTACCGTTCTAAAATTGAAACTGAATTGACCAAAATCTCTGACGACATTTTATCTGTGTTAGATTCTCATTTAATCCCTTCTGCTACTACTGGTGAGTCTAAAGTATTTTACTATAAGATGAAGGGTGACTACCACCGTTATTTAGCTGAATTTTCCAGCGGAGATGCAAGAGAAAAGGCAACCAACTCCTCTTTGGAGGCTTATAAAACCGCTTCCGAAATCGCCACAACTGAATTGCCTCCAACTCACCCAATTCGTTTAGGTCTAGCTTTGAATTTCTCCGTCTTCTATTACGAAATTCAAAACTCTCCTGATAAGGCTTGCCACTTGGCCAAACAAGCCTTTGATGATGCTATTGCTGAGTTAGATACTTTATCTGAAGAATCATACAAGGATAGCACTTTGATCATGCAATTATTAAGGGACAACTTGACCTTATGGACCTCTGATATTTCTGAATCTGGTCAAGAAgatcaacaacaacaacaacaacagcaacagcaacagcaacaacagcaacaacaagcTCCAGCTGAACAAACTCAAGGTGAACCAACCAAATAA
- the TVP15 gene encoding Tvp15p (Integral membrane protein; localized to late Golgi vesicles along with the v-SNARE Tlg2p), with the protein MSVIPPKFFKIANISIGCIDIIAALSQLTYIFTNLNVFLLAVYGLALSVPIVYLEFKVPSNLYRYASFYFSFLGRGLSYILLSLIISFGGIYNILAGMFTFILGVAFIVFHFSQFVEEPANFRAPGSSLSIGDDDIDDDDDMI; encoded by the coding sequence ATGTCAGTTATTCCTCCAAAATTCTTCAAGATTGCAAATATATCAATTGGCTGCATAGACATTATTGCTGCCCTTTCACAATTGACGTATATTTTCACCAATTTAAACGTCTTCCTCTTGGCAGTTTACGGACTGGCACTCTCCGTACCTATCGTCTATCTGGAGTTCAAGGTTCCGTCAAATCTTTACAGGTATGCTTCCTTTTACTTTAGTTTTCTTGGAAGGGGTTTATCTTATATTTTACTAAGTCTGATAATCAGCTTCGGCGGTATCTACAACATATTGGCGGGAAtgtttacttttattttagGGGTTGcctttattgtttttcatttttcccAGTTTGTGGAAGAACCTGCTAACTTCAGAGCACCCGGCTCATCTTTGTCAATTGGTGATGATGACATcgacgatgacgatgacaTGATTTAA